The genomic region GATGAAGCATCAGCCACGGAGGGAATTGTAAACGCGCAAGCGGATTTGGACGCCCCGTCCGTCTCTGACTCATCACACCTAGAGGAAGTTCCCCGGACCACGATTGCCACAACAGGCCACGCCGCTCAGGACCAAACCACCGCGGAACCTACTCAGGACGATGAGGCCCACGAAGAATCGATAGATGACTACATGCAGCGGTTACTAAACCGGATGCGGGGGGGAACTTCCGAGGCTTCGGCACCGACGGCCCGCGTCAAACCAACCGTCCCGACCGCCACCCCCGTCCAGCCGCAAGCGTCGGTTATGGCCCAGACCAATCCAGCCACTCCCCCCGTCGTCGAACCCGCCAAACCCAAGCGCGAGTACGTGCGCAGCGCCGCGCCCGAAAAAGAATCCGACCTGGCCGCCATGCGCGAACTGGCGAATCATTCGGCCCGTACCGCCGTCCGCGCCAGCCAACAACAACGCGTTCAACATCAGGTTTTTCAAGGGACCGTGATCAGCCTGGGTTGTGTGCTGGTGAGCGGGGCTTTGTGGATTTTTGCCCCGGCTGACAATTGGATGGCACGCGCGGGGGCTTGTGTCGGCGCATTGGCCAGTCTGGCCATGCTGACGTACACGGTGGTTTCCTCGCGTGGAAATTTCTTGAACGATTTGCGCGATGAACTAAGCATGTCCCCCGCCGAAGCTCCCCTTGTCCCCACCCAGCATCCGGCGGGAGAAAAGGCTGCTTCAGCGGAAAAGCCTATCGTCCTGGCAAATCCCCCCTCAATCCATGTTGCCCCTGGTAAGTAAGCTTCACGGGGCAGCCACTGCCGGCGAAATGCGGCGAATCACGGAACTTTGACGGGCACAATCCCTTCAGGGCCAATCACGCCTTTGCTACGGAAATTGGGAGACTGCCCACCAGTGTGGATGTGCTACGGTACGATGATTGGCTGAATTTGCAGATTTTCAAAATCAGGCATCTCAATTCGTTTCACTTTCTTACCAAGCTCTTTGATTAATTGTCCTTGAGATTCCTCAATCTTACTGGTCAGGGCCGACTCAAAAGTTTCCTCCGAGCCACAGGCCCAAAGAATATAATCCAGGCCGCAGTGAGGATTGCGTTTTTGCAAATCCGTGGCGGCACACTGGTATGCGGTAAACGACGCCCCACCGACAAACAGTACCGCCAGGATGCCAATCCCCCAATTCAAGAGGGAACTTAACCGCTCACCCGCTGTGGTCGTGCCCGCAAGGGTCTCCACGGATTCGTCCTCGGCATCGCTAACAAATTCTTTCGCAAATTCCGACATAAGCCACCTCAGTTATGGGCAAGATAAGTAGAATAGAGCCCGACGATTCGGGTGTTGATCAACCCGACGACACCTCGGACCCTCTGAAACCCTAGCATGACCAGCCAAAGAGAGCGCAAAACTTGACCAGAAACCCTTCAAGTGATTTGCTTTTCTAATTCTACGGTTACACAAAATCAAATTTGACGATTTTAACGAGAGAGCCGAGGTGTCATCAAAAAACGCCGGGCTCTTTTGCTTACTCGCGCGGCATAATCGTTGACACTTTGGGCAAGTCCATTTATTCTAAACAATATTAGATTTTTTACGGCTAGAGAAATGCTTAATCCCTAAGCAATCGCTACCGTCCCCTTTTCCATAATCGCAGTTGCTAATAGCCTGCGGTCCCAGTGAGTAACAGGCGTGGCAGAAAAAGCATGGTCAGGAGTGTTTTCCACGGACACGGATGCCCGCGTCGAGCAGTTTACAGAAAGCATTAGCTTTGACCAGCGACTGTTTGCCTTTGATATTGATGGTTCAATCGCCCATGCCCAGATGTTAGCAAAGGTGGGTTTGATAAACCCTGACGAATGCCAAAAAATTGAGCAGGGGCTGCTGGGGATTCGCCGCGACATTGAAGCGGGGAAGTTCACCTACTCCATCAGCTTGGAGGACATCCACCTCCATATTGAGCGAGCGTTGATAGAACGGATCGGCGATGTGGGGCGCAAGCTGCACACGGGACGGAGTCGCAACGATCAGGTCTCGACCGATTTACGCCTTTGGTGCCGCTGGGCGATTGATGAGATCTCCGTCCGGTTGCGGACCTTGCAACGGGCGTTTGTCAGTTTATGCCGCCGGGATCAGGGAGTCATATTACCGGGCTATACGCATATGCAGCGGGCCCAACCGGTGTTGGCCGCGCACTATTGGCTGGCGTACTGCGAGAAATGGGAGCGAGATCGCCAGCGACTGGCTGATTGCCGTCGACGGGTCAACCAACTCAGCCTGGGGGCGGCGGCGCTGGCGGGGACCAGCCTCCCAATCGACCGGCACGATGTGGCCGAAAGACTAGGATTTGAAGGGGTTCTGGCCAACAGCCTGGACATTAGCAGTGATCGCGATTTTGTGCTGGAGTTCGCGTTTGTGCTCAGTGTGATTGCCCTGCACCTGAGTGGTTGGGCGGAGGAATGGATTTTGTGGTCCACGACCGAATTTAATTTTTTAAAGTTGCCGCAGGCGTTTTGCACGGGTTCGTCCATCATGCCGCAAAAGGTCAATCCCGATGTGCTGGAATTGACCCGCGGCAAAACCGCGCGGGTGATCGGCGATTTGCAGGCGCTGTTAGTCTTGGTAAAGGGCCTGCCGCTGGCCTACAACCGCGATTTACAAGAGGACAAGCCCCGAATTTTTGATGCCTTTGACACCGTCGCGGCCACGCTGGAGGTGGCGGCCCCGCTGGTGGCCTTGACCGAACTCAACCACGCGGCCATTGCCGAACGGCTGGATCGGGGGCATTTGGACGCGACCACCTTGATGGAAGAACTGATCCGCCGGGGCATTCCCCAGCGCACCGCGCATGAAATCGTGGGGAAGCTAGTCCGGCTGGCGCTGGATAAAAACGCGCGACTGGCGGACCTGAGTTTGGCGGAATTGCAAAGCGTGCATCCCGACTTGGATGCTTCGCTCTACCAGGTGCTGGGCGTGGAGCAGGCCATCGCCCGGTTTGTCAGTTACGGATCGACCGCTCCGACGGAAGTGGACCGGCAGATTGGCATTTGGGAAGAAAAGGTGGGAATGTAGGAGGCGCAGAAAAGAAACTTGCAGGCGCAGGGTGAGTGTCCCCTGGAACAATTTCGCGCAGGGGTGCGGAGGAACAGGGGTGCCAGGGTGATAAGGTCAACGAGAATTTGTAGGGGGCGACTCTGTCGCCGAATAGGATCTCAATCTGAGATTTGATATTTGATATATGGGATTCCACAGCACAACTGGTTATGGCCAAACAAATGAAAACGCTCAACAATTGCCGTTCGGACAATCATGTATATCTGTCGATGATTTGCCTATTGTCTGGCATTTTCGCAGTTATGTTGCTGGTCTGCACGGGATCGACCGTTTCCGCCCAGGACCCGTTTGATGACGTGCCGGCGGCGCCGGTCGCCGCGCCTGATCCCGCTCCCCCGGTGAATCCCCGCGCGCCCAAGGGGGTCCCGCTGATTGATGAAAACACCCCTTTGGCTGTCCGCGCCATCCTTGAGGCCAATCCCACGACACCGCTGGAATTGATCGAGGCAATTGATATTCTGGCCCGGTTGCG from Pirellulales bacterium harbors:
- the argH gene encoding argininosuccinate lyase; amino-acid sequence: MAEKAWSGVFSTDTDARVEQFTESISFDQRLFAFDIDGSIAHAQMLAKVGLINPDECQKIEQGLLGIRRDIEAGKFTYSISLEDIHLHIERALIERIGDVGRKLHTGRSRNDQVSTDLRLWCRWAIDEISVRLRTLQRAFVSLCRRDQGVILPGYTHMQRAQPVLAAHYWLAYCEKWERDRQRLADCRRRVNQLSLGAAALAGTSLPIDRHDVAERLGFEGVLANSLDISSDRDFVLEFAFVLSVIALHLSGWAEEWILWSTTEFNFLKLPQAFCTGSSIMPQKVNPDVLELTRGKTARVIGDLQALLVLVKGLPLAYNRDLQEDKPRIFDAFDTVAATLEVAAPLVALTELNHAAIAERLDRGHLDATTLMEELIRRGIPQRTAHEIVGKLVRLALDKNARLADLSLAELQSVHPDLDASLYQVLGVEQAIARFVSYGSTAPTEVDRQIGIWEEKVGM